In Kineococcus sp. NBC_00420, a single genomic region encodes these proteins:
- a CDS encoding ubiquitin-like protein Pup, whose product MPGQEQQRPSRREEEVEETPAVPAQGSASAQTKETDADVDALLDEIDEVLESNSEEFVRGFVQKGGQ is encoded by the coding sequence ATGCCTGGACAGGAGCAGCAGCGCCCGAGCCGCCGCGAGGAGGAGGTCGAGGAGACCCCCGCCGTCCCCGCGCAGGGCAGCGCCAGTGCCCAGACCAAGGAGACCGACGCCGACGTCGACGCGCTGCTCGACGAGATCGACGAGGTCCTCGAGTCCAACTCCGAGGAGTTCGTGCGCGGCTTCGTCCAGAAGGGCGGGCAGTAG
- the prcB gene encoding proteasome subunit beta: MNHSSDQSGRLPAAFLRPGSSSFTDFVREYSPEMLPSARTLPPTGPLPGGGPGAGEAPHATTIVALVFADGVVMAGDRRATAGPTIAQRDIQKVFQTDEHSCAGIAGVAGLAVEMIRLFQVELEHFEKLEGALMSFEGKANRLSTMIRANLGMAMQGLAVVPLFAGYDLDAGRGRIIGYDVTGGRSEERDHHTVGSGSIFARGALKKLYRPGMTEAETIRVAIESLWDAADDDSATGGPDLLRKIWPVVGVATLQGYRRVPDEELEPVVEAVVAGRRGNPGGNPGISAGNGGGGN, from the coding sequence GTGAACCACTCCAGCGATCAGTCAGGACGGTTGCCCGCCGCGTTCCTGCGGCCCGGTTCCTCGTCCTTCACCGACTTCGTCCGCGAGTACTCGCCGGAGATGCTGCCCTCCGCCCGCACGCTGCCCCCCACCGGACCGCTGCCCGGTGGGGGACCCGGCGCGGGCGAGGCGCCGCACGCGACGACGATTGTGGCCCTCGTCTTCGCCGACGGGGTGGTCATGGCCGGTGACCGGCGCGCCACCGCCGGGCCCACGATCGCCCAGCGCGACATCCAGAAGGTCTTCCAGACCGACGAGCACTCCTGCGCCGGGATCGCCGGCGTCGCCGGGCTGGCCGTGGAGATGATCCGGCTCTTCCAGGTGGAACTCGAGCACTTCGAGAAGCTCGAAGGTGCCCTGATGTCCTTCGAGGGCAAGGCGAACCGGCTCTCGACGATGATCCGCGCCAACCTCGGCATGGCCATGCAGGGTCTCGCCGTCGTCCCCCTCTTCGCCGGCTACGACCTCGACGCCGGCCGGGGCCGCATCATCGGCTACGACGTGACCGGCGGGCGGTCGGAGGAACGCGACCACCACACCGTGGGGTCGGGGTCGATCTTCGCCCGCGGTGCGCTGAAGAAGCTGTACCGCCCGGGCATGACCGAGGCCGAGACGATCCGCGTCGCCATCGAGTCCCTCTGGGACGCAGCCGACGACGACTCCGCCACCGGCGGCCCGGACCTGCTGCGCAAGATCTGGCCCGTCGTGGGCGTCGCGACCCTCCAGGGCTACCGGCGTGTCCCCGACGAGGAACTCGAACCCGTCGTCGAGGCCGTCGTGGCCGGACGGCGCGGCAACCCCGGAGGCAACCCCGGCATCAGCGCCGGCAACGGTGGCGGAGGGAACTGA
- the prcA gene encoding proteasome subunit alpha, whose product MSTPFYVSPEQLMKDKADYARKGIARGRAVVVLAHADGIAFVSENASRALHKISEIYDRVAFAAVGKYNEFENLRVAGVRYADVRGYSYDRSDVTARGLANAYAQTLGAIFTTESKPYEVELVVAEVGRTPETDQIYRLTYDGSVADEHGYVAMGGSADQIATKLGERWHAGLTLAEAVQLAVEALGSDAAAEAAGSGPRRIATDHLEVAVLDRTRDRRTFRRLTGPVLAGLLAPAD is encoded by the coding sequence ATGAGCACGCCGTTCTACGTCTCGCCCGAGCAGTTGATGAAGGACAAGGCCGACTACGCGCGCAAGGGCATCGCCCGCGGCCGCGCCGTCGTCGTCCTCGCCCACGCCGACGGCATCGCCTTCGTCTCCGAGAACGCCTCCCGGGCGCTGCACAAGATCTCCGAGATCTACGACCGCGTCGCCTTCGCCGCCGTCGGCAAGTACAACGAGTTCGAGAACCTGCGCGTCGCCGGCGTCCGCTACGCCGACGTCCGCGGCTACTCCTACGACCGTTCCGACGTCACCGCCCGCGGCCTGGCCAACGCCTACGCGCAGACCCTCGGGGCGATCTTCACGACCGAGTCGAAGCCCTACGAGGTGGAACTCGTCGTCGCCGAGGTCGGACGCACCCCCGAGACCGACCAGATCTACCGCCTCACCTACGACGGGTCCGTCGCCGACGAGCACGGCTACGTCGCCATGGGCGGTTCCGCCGACCAGATCGCCACCAAGCTCGGCGAACGCTGGCACGCCGGGCTCACCCTGGCCGAGGCCGTCCAGCTCGCCGTCGAGGCCCTCGGCTCCGACGCCGCGGCCGAGGCCGCCGGCTCCGGACCGCGCCGGATCGCCACCGACCACCTCGAGGTCGCCGTCCTCGACCGCACCCGCGACCGGCGGACGTTCCGCCGCCTCACCGGTCCCGTCCTCGCAGGACTGCTCGCCCCGGCGGACTGA
- the pafA gene encoding Pup--protein ligase, whose protein sequence is MDRRIFGIETEFGVTCAFEGQRKLSPDEVARYLFRKVVSWGRSSNVFLKNGARLYLDVGSHPEYASPECDDIRQLVVHDRAGERTLEGLLVDAERRLEEEGIAGEVFLFKNNTDSAGNSYGCHENYLVSRHGEFGRLSDVLIPFLVSRQLIVGAGKVVQTPRGAVYSLSQRADHIWEGVSSATTRSRPIINTRDEPHADAERYRRLHVIVGDSNMSETTTMLKVGATDLVLRMVEEGVVLREMTMENPIRAIREISHDMTGRKPVRLANGREASALEIQEEYLEKAKEFVEHRGLQTPNVKRVLDLWERALRAVATQDFSLVDHEVDWVIKKKLLDRYMAKHDLPLTSPRIARLDLAYHDIHRKRGLHYMLADRGMADRVCSDIEVFEAMSVPPQTTRAKLRGDFVRAAQEKRRDFTVDWVHLKLNDQAQRTVLCKDPFKAVDDRVERLIDSM, encoded by the coding sequence ATGGATCGCCGGATCTTCGGGATCGAGACCGAGTTCGGAGTCACCTGCGCGTTCGAGGGACAGCGCAAGCTGTCCCCGGACGAGGTGGCCCGCTACCTGTTCCGCAAGGTCGTGTCGTGGGGCCGTTCGAGCAACGTGTTCCTGAAGAACGGCGCACGCCTCTACCTCGACGTGGGCTCCCACCCCGAGTACGCCTCACCGGAGTGCGACGACATCCGCCAGCTCGTCGTCCACGACCGGGCGGGGGAGCGGACCCTCGAAGGCCTGCTCGTCGACGCCGAACGACGCCTCGAGGAGGAGGGGATCGCCGGTGAGGTGTTCCTCTTCAAGAACAACACCGACTCCGCGGGCAACTCCTACGGCTGCCACGAGAACTACCTGGTGTCGCGGCACGGGGAGTTCGGTCGCCTCTCCGACGTCCTCATCCCCTTCCTCGTCTCGCGCCAACTGATCGTCGGCGCCGGCAAGGTCGTGCAGACCCCCCGCGGTGCGGTCTACTCCCTCTCCCAGCGCGCCGACCACATCTGGGAAGGCGTCTCCTCCGCGACCACCCGCAGCCGCCCGATCATCAACACCCGCGACGAACCGCACGCCGACGCCGAGCGCTACCGGCGCCTGCACGTGATCGTCGGCGACTCCAACATGTCCGAGACCACGACGATGCTGAAGGTCGGCGCCACCGACCTCGTGCTGCGGATGGTCGAGGAAGGCGTCGTGCTGCGGGAGATGACCATGGAGAACCCCATCCGGGCCATCCGGGAGATCAGTCACGACATGACGGGGCGCAAACCCGTCCGTCTCGCCAACGGCCGTGAGGCCTCCGCGCTGGAGATCCAGGAGGAGTACCTGGAGAAGGCCAAGGAGTTCGTCGAGCACCGCGGACTGCAGACGCCCAACGTCAAGCGCGTCCTGGACCTGTGGGAGCGGGCGCTGCGGGCCGTGGCGACGCAGGACTTCTCCCTGGTGGACCACGAGGTCGACTGGGTCATCAAGAAGAAGCTGCTGGACCGCTACATGGCCAAGCACGACCTGCCGCTGACGTCGCCGCGCATCGCGCGCCTCGACCTCGCCTACCACGACATCCACCGCAAGCGCGGCCTGCACTACATGCTCGCCGACCGGGGGATGGCCGACCGGGTCTGCTCCGACATCGAGGTGTTCGAGGCGATGAGCGTCCCGCCGCAGACGACCCGCGCCAAGCTGCGGGGCGACTTCGTGCGCGCCGCGCAGGAGAAGCGCCGCGACTTCACCGTCGACTGGGTGCACCTGAAGCTCAACGACCAGGCGCAGCGCACGGTCCTGTGCAAGGACCCGTTCAAGGCCGTCGACGACCGTGTGGAACGGCTCATCGACAGCATGTGA
- a CDS encoding FKBP-type peptidyl-prolyl cis-trans isomerase, giving the protein MRTSVRRRTAVLSASAALAMTLLGACASEGDAPTEAEQSASATESANTIEPAVDDEKLAVTVTGEVNPTIEPTVDFTPPLTVTQTSRKIVAPGTGAEVKATDEVEFAYVLYAGSTHDKLDSSYGKTNARFTLAEITKGLARGFVGTKVGDRLVIAIAPADGFGNSVSQFGKENVDASTTIVMVADVVRVIPSMAEGTPVTPPADLPVVTYDDKNVPTGFTVSNPTPPADTIVQPLIQGTGAPLTPGMNVKMQYVGATLADGKVFQTSWTSQAFETQIGAGKLITGWDEGLIGQTVGSRVLLVIPAAKAYGDEPTGGQPAGALIFVVDILDGY; this is encoded by the coding sequence GTGAGGACCTCCGTGCGCCGCCGTACCGCCGTCCTGTCCGCCTCCGCCGCCCTGGCGATGACCCTGCTCGGCGCCTGCGCCTCCGAGGGGGACGCGCCCACCGAGGCAGAGCAGAGCGCGTCGGCGACCGAGTCCGCCAACACCATCGAACCTGCCGTCGACGACGAGAAGCTCGCCGTGACCGTCACCGGTGAGGTGAACCCGACGATCGAACCGACCGTCGACTTCACCCCGCCGCTGACCGTCACGCAGACCTCGCGCAAGATCGTCGCCCCCGGCACCGGGGCCGAGGTCAAGGCCACCGACGAGGTCGAGTTCGCCTACGTCCTCTACGCCGGCTCCACCCACGACAAGCTGGACTCCAGCTACGGCAAGACCAACGCCCGCTTCACCCTCGCCGAGATCACCAAGGGACTCGCCCGCGGGTTCGTGGGGACCAAGGTCGGTGACCGCCTCGTCATCGCCATCGCCCCCGCCGACGGGTTCGGCAACTCCGTCAGCCAGTTCGGCAAGGAGAACGTCGACGCCTCCACGACCATCGTCATGGTCGCCGACGTCGTCCGCGTCATCCCCTCGATGGCCGAGGGCACCCCGGTGACGCCGCCCGCGGACCTCCCCGTCGTGACCTACGACGACAAGAACGTCCCCACCGGCTTCACCGTCTCGAACCCGACCCCGCCCGCCGACACCATCGTGCAGCCGCTCATCCAGGGCACCGGCGCCCCGCTGACCCCGGGCATGAACGTCAAGATGCAGTACGTCGGCGCGACGCTGGCCGACGGCAAGGTCTTCCAGACCTCGTGGACCTCCCAGGCCTTCGAGACCCAGATCGGGGCCGGCAAGCTCATCACCGGCTGGGACGAGGGCCTCATCGGCCAGACCGTCGGCAGTCGCGTGCTGCTCGTCATCCCCGCCGCCAAGGCCTACGGCGACGAGCCCACCGGTGGCCAGCCCGCCGGTGCGCTGATCTTCGTCGTCGACATCCTCGACGGCTACTGA